In Candidatus Methylomirabilota bacterium, one DNA window encodes the following:
- a CDS encoding OPT family oligopeptide transporter has product MGTTTAPRAAGALPEEAPLPIHGFRGTPDEIERQWYERVYRGRGDVMRQLTWRAVLMGSLLGGLLSLTNLYIGLKAGWGFGVAITACILSYAIWTTLYRLGLARTPMTILENNCMQSTASSAGYSTGGTLISAFAAYLMLTAEPLSLPLLLAWVFFLALLGVTMAIPMKRQMINVEQLRFPSGIAAAETLRALHAVDDRGARSARALAWAGGLAMVSKFWTEGLVLVSPKLAPFMIGTWVTALNQRVLGPAWMERTVLFSWEPMFIAAGAITGLRVSWSMLLGGVTAWMIFVPILQHAGVVEGGGYAVLVQWTLWGGVACMVSASLVAFGMQWRTALRAFADVGAMLRGGRERAQDPVAAIETPASWFIAGQLLGYLGLAWLGHATFGMPYWQSAVAVALSFFLALVACRVTGETDTTPVGAMGKITQLTFGVLHPGSVQVNLMSANITAAAAGSSADLLTDLKSGYLLGAHPRRQFLAQLAGIVVGTLVSVLAFRLLVPDAGALGTDQFPAPAAQTWRAVALALSKGVAALGPIKLWSIVVGGLVGVILTVLPKMLPAWEPLIPSPAGLGLAWTFHWYYAFLFFLGAAAAWWIERRWPRAAEELTFPVASGWIAGESLMGVGLVLWEHAGDLVHRLFAR; this is encoded by the coding sequence ATGGGCACGACGACCGCACCGCGCGCCGCCGGCGCCCTCCCCGAGGAGGCGCCCCTTCCGATTCACGGCTTCCGCGGCACGCCCGACGAGATCGAGCGCCAGTGGTACGAGCGCGTGTATCGCGGGCGCGGCGACGTCATGCGCCAGCTCACGTGGCGGGCGGTGCTGATGGGCTCGCTGCTCGGCGGCCTCCTGTCGCTCACCAATCTCTATATCGGGCTCAAGGCCGGGTGGGGCTTCGGCGTGGCCATCACGGCCTGCATCCTTTCCTACGCGATCTGGACGACGCTCTACCGGCTGGGCCTGGCGCGGACACCCATGACCATCCTCGAGAACAACTGCATGCAGTCCACCGCCAGCTCCGCGGGCTACTCGACGGGCGGGACGCTCATCTCGGCCTTCGCCGCCTATCTCATGCTCACCGCCGAGCCCCTGTCCCTGCCCCTCCTCCTCGCCTGGGTGTTCTTCCTCGCGCTGCTGGGCGTGACGATGGCCATTCCCATGAAGCGTCAGATGATCAATGTGGAGCAGCTCCGCTTCCCCAGCGGCATCGCCGCCGCCGAGACCCTGCGGGCGCTCCACGCCGTGGACGACCGCGGCGCCCGCTCGGCCCGGGCTCTGGCCTGGGCCGGCGGGCTCGCCATGGTGAGCAAGTTCTGGACCGAGGGCCTCGTCCTCGTGAGTCCCAAGCTCGCGCCCTTCATGATCGGCACCTGGGTCACCGCCCTCAATCAGCGCGTGCTGGGCCCGGCCTGGATGGAGCGCACGGTCCTCTTCTCCTGGGAGCCCATGTTCATCGCCGCCGGAGCCATCACGGGCCTGCGCGTGAGCTGGAGCATGCTGCTCGGCGGCGTCACCGCGTGGATGATCTTCGTGCCCATCCTGCAGCACGCGGGAGTCGTCGAGGGTGGCGGGTACGCCGTGCTGGTGCAGTGGACGCTCTGGGGCGGCGTCGCGTGCATGGTGAGCGCGAGCCTCGTTGCCTTCGGGATGCAGTGGCGGACGGCGCTCCGCGCCTTCGCCGATGTGGGCGCCATGTTGCGCGGCGGGCGCGAGCGCGCGCAGGATCCGGTCGCGGCCATCGAGACCCCCGCCTCGTGGTTCATCGCGGGCCAGCTCCTGGGCTATCTCGGCCTGGCCTGGCTCGGCCACGCGACGTTCGGCATGCCCTACTGGCAGAGCGCGGTGGCGGTGGCGCTCTCGTTCTTTCTCGCCCTCGTGGCCTGTCGCGTGACGGGCGAGACCGACACCACGCCGGTGGGCGCCATGGGCAAGATCACCCAGCTCACCTTCGGCGTGCTCCATCCCGGCAGCGTGCAGGTCAATCTCATGAGCGCCAACATCACCGCGGCGGCCGCGGGCAGCAGCGCCGATCTGCTCACCGACCTCAAGAGCGGCTACCTGCTGGGCGCGCACCCCCGGCGCCAGTTCCTCGCGCAGCTCGCCGGCATCGTCGTCGGCACCCTCGTGAGCGTCCTGGCCTTCCGACTCCTCGTGCCCGACGCGGGCGCGCTGGGCACGGATCAGTTCCCCGCGCCCGCCGCGCAGACCTGGCGCGCGGTCGCCCTGGCTCTCTCGAAGGGAGTGGCCGCGCTCGGCCCGATCAAGCTCTGGTCCATCGTGGTGGGCGGGCTGGTCGGCGTCATTCTCACCGTCCTGCCGAAGATGTTGCCCGCGTGGGAGCCCCTGATTCCCTCGCCGGCCGGGCTCGGGCTGGCGTGGACCTTCCACTGGTACTACGCGTTCTTGTTCTTCCTGGGGGCCGCGGCGGCGTGGTGGATCGAGCGGCGGTGGCCGCGCGCGGCCGAGGAGCTTACCTTCCCGGTGGCCTCGGGCTGGATCGCGGGCGAGAGCCTGATGGGAGTCGGCCTCGTGCTGTGGGAGCACGCCGGCGACCTCGTCCACCGGCTCTTCGCCCGCTGA